GACGAACTGCTAGCTGCAAACAAAGCATTGATGACGGTCTATATCATGAAGGCCAGTCTGAAGGAACTATGGCAGGCCACTAGCGCTTGGCATTGGCGCAACGCCTGGCGCGCCTGGCTAAAGATGGCCCATGACAGTAGCATCGAGCCGCTACAGAAATTTGCCAAAAAGCTCAAAATCTACTGGCGTGGAATCATAGCCAGGGTACGCTGGCCGATGCACACAGGGCAGCTCGAAGGAATTAACAATCGCATCAAAGTGATGAAGCGCATGGCATACGGATACCGGGATAGCGCCTTCTTCTTCCTGAAGATTAAAGCCGCCTATCCCGGTAATCCGTGAAGAACCAAAAATAAGCGCCGCTAAGCGATACCCGCTGCATCCCGTCCCTGCAACGCCCTGACGCCCGTCAGGGCGTTTTCATTGGACGATCGGAATAGCGCTCAGTGACAGCTAAGTTTGCCTGGGTAAGCTTCCCCCTGACCCAAGGATAGCGTTGCGCATTCCTGCTCTTTTCTCCCTTTGGACAGGGGTTCTCCATCAAATTCACGCATAGGAGTTCTTATGACTATTGCAACTGTCAGAGCCGGCCACGGCTGGATCAACAAGGTGCCTGAGGCCACGCTCCTGTTCTGGATCATCAAGATGATGTCCACCACGGTGGGCGAAACCGGCGCCGATTACCTGGCGACCGACCTGCATTTCGGCCTGGTCGGCACTTCGCTCACGACCGGGCTGCTGCTGGCGTGCGCGTTGCTGTTCCAGCTGCGCGCCAAGCGCTACCTACCGGCGCTGTATTGGATCTGCGTGGTGCTGGTCAGCGTATTCGGCACCCTGGTCACCGACATGCTGAGCGACCTGGCAGGCGTGCCGCTGGCATTCTCGACCACAGCCTTCAGCATTGCCATGATTGCCACATTCGCCGCCTGGCATGCCCGTGAAAAGACTTTATCGATCACTGCCATCGACAGCCCCAGGCGCGAACTGTTCTACTGGACCGTGATCCTGTTCACCTTTGCGCTCGGCACCGCCGCCGGCGACTGGGTCGCGGAAGGCCTGAGCCTGGGCTACGCCAATTCGGCCCTGCTGTTCGGCGGCCTGATCGGGCTGGTAGCCCTGGCCCGCTATGCATTCAAGATCAACGCCACCGCCTGTTTCTGGGTTGCCTACGTATTGACGCGCCCTTTCGGCGCTTCCTGCGGCGACCTGCTTTCCCAGCCGGCCGGCAACGGCGGCCTCGGTTTTGGTACGATAGCGACCAGCGCTTTATTCCTGGCGGTTATCGTGAGCCTGGTCAGTTATCTCTCCTTTACTCAAAAACGTTTGACGGCGCAAGGCGCCTGATGAAAAAGGAAACAATGATGAATAAAACAATGCAGCTGGCGGTAAGCAAGGTGCCTGAAGTCACCCTGATGTTCTGGATCATCAAGATCGCCGCCACCACCCTTGGCGAAACCGGCGGCGATGCGGTTTCGATGTCGATGAACCTGGGCTACCTGGTCGGCAGCGTCATCTTCGGCGCGATCTTCCTGGTCGCGGTGGCCGCCCAGATCCGCGCCACGCGCTTCAAGCCTTTCCTTTACTGGACCACCGTGATCGCCACCACCACCATCGGCACCACGCTGGCCGACTTTGCCGACCGCTCGCTCGGCATCGGCTACCCGGGCGGTGCGTCGCTGCTGTTTGCGCTGTTGCTGATTTCCTTGTTTGCCTGGTACCGGACCATGGGATCGGTAGCCGTCGACAGCGTCCATTCACCGGCAGCGGAAATATTCTACTGGGTCACGATCATGTTTTCGCAAACGCTGGGCACCGCGCTGGGCGACTGGGCGGCCGATACCGCCGGCCTCGGCTATGGCGGTGCGGCTATCCTGTTCGGCGCCCTGCTGGCACTGGTGGCGCTGGCCTACTACCGCACCAAGACTTCGCGAACGCTGCTGTTCTGGGCCGCATTCATCCTGACTCGCCCGCTGGGCGCCGTGGTCGGCGACTTTCTCGACAAGCCGCTCAACGCGGGCGGCCTGGCGTTGAGCCGCTATTCGGCGTCGGCAGCGCTGCTGTTCTTTATCGTTGCCTGCATCCTGCTGTTCCGCCAGCAAGCGGCGCAAGCCCTGAAGCGTGAGAGTATACGGGTGGAGCGTACAGCCGAAACCATAAATCAATAGCGTAATAACGGAGGATGCATGCGGGTATTGCTGGCTGAAGACGATCCGATGATCGGAGAGGCCATCCAGGCGGCGTTGAAAGACGCCTCCTACGCCGTCGACTGGGTAAGGAACGGCAAGACAGCGTTGGATACGCTGTCCTGCCAGCACTATGACTTGCTGCTGCTCGATCTCGGCTTGCCCGGGAAAGACGGCTTCGAGGTGATGGATGCCATCCGGCGCCAGGACAATCCCCTGCCCTTGCTGATCATCACGGCACGCGACGGCCTGGAACACCGCCTGCGCGGACTGGATGGCGGCGCCGACGACTATATCCTGAAACCGTTCGACATGGCCGAGCTGCTGGCGCGCGCGCGCGCCGTGCTGCGCCGCAAAGGCGGCAGCGCCACGCCATTGCTGAGCAACGGCGTCCTCTCTCTTGACCCGTCCACACGCCTCGCCAGCAGCCAAGACCAGCCGCCGCAGCAACTGTCGAACCGCGAATTCGCCTTGCTGCAGGCGCTGATGCTGAGGCCAGGAGCGATCTTGTCGCGCAGCGAGCTGGAGGAGCGGATCTATGGCTGGGGCGAGGAAGTGGAAAGCAACGCCGTCGAATTCCTGATCCATGCCTTGCGCAAGAAACTGGGCAGCGCAGCCATCAAAAATGTCAGGGGTGTGGGATGGATGGTTTCCAAAGGAAGTTGAAGAATTCGATCCAGTTCCGCCTGTCGCTCTGGCTGTCGCTGGCGATCCTGGCGGTGGCGCTGCTGGCCGGGGTATTCGCCTTTATCTCCGGTTTCGACGAGGCGCATGAATTCCAGGACGACATGTTGCGCCAGGTGGCCGCTCTGTTCGACCAGGAGCATATTCCGGTTCCGCCGCGGCAGGATGCCGCCAAGGTCGCCATCGGCGACGAGGAAGCGCGCGTCATCGTACAGTATCTGGGCGACGACGACAGCGGCGCGAGCTCATCCCGGGCGAAAGGACTGAAGCTGCCGACGACCCTGCCGGACGGCATGCAGACTTTGCACTCAGGCCATCATCGCTATCGGGTGCTGGTAAAAACCCTGGCGTCGCAGCAGCGCATCGCCGTCGCCCAGGAAACCGCGGTGCGCGATGAAATCGCCCGCGACAGCGGTTTGCGTACGCTGATGCCCTTCCTGATCCTGATTCCGCTGCTGCTGGTGCTGGTGGCCCACCTGGTGCGCAAGATGTTCCAGCCTATCGCCAGGTTGTCAGCCGAGATCGACAGCCGCAACGAACAAGAACTGCATGCGCTGGCAGCGGAGCCGCTGCCGGTCGAAGTGCGGCCATTCGTGATCGCCATCAACCGCCTGCTGGAGCGCGTGGCGCAAGCCATGGAAGCACAGCGCCGCTTCGTCGCCGATGCCGCCCACGAATTGCGTTCGCCGCTCACGGCGCTGTCGCTGCAAGCCGAGCGGCTGGCCGATGCCGAGATGCCGGACACCGCGCGTCAGCGGCTGGCGACGCTGCGGCAAGGGATTGAACGCGGACGGCGCTTGCTGGATCAGCTGCTGGCGCTGGCGCGGGCGCAGTCCGCGCCGCTGGCGCCCAGCGACACGGTAGCCGTCATGCAGGTCTACCGGCGCGTGCTGGAAGACCTGATGCCGCTGGCTGACGCCAAACAGATCGACATCGGTGTCGAAGGCGAAGCCGACCTGCGGGTGCCGGTGGCCGAAGTCGACCTCATTACCATCGTGAGGAACCTGGTCGACAACGCCATCCGCTATACCCCGCCAGGCGGACGCATCAACCTGTCCATGCACAGCAGCGCCGGCGGCGTCAGCTTGCAAGTGGACGATACAGGACCCGGCATCGCGCCGGAAGAACAAGCGCGCGTGTTCGATCCCTTCTACCGGGTACTCGGCAACGACTCCACCGGATCGGGACTGGGCCTGTCCATCGTCCAGACTATCGCCAGCCGCATCGGCGCCCGCGTCACACTGGCGCATGCCGACCGGAAAACACAGACAGGATTGTGCGTCACCGTATTTATTCCCCTGGTGCCGGCTAAAATAGGCGTCTGATTTGCAGCTCTTCAATTGAAGTCACAATTTCCGGGCCCTTGCACGCAACGGAATATCTGCGGGTGTCGCTGCGTGAGGTAAGCACTGGAATAGAGGAAGCCATATGAAAATCCGCGCCGCCGTACTGCGCCAGACCGGCTTGCCGCATCCCTATCGGCAATCCAAGCCGCTGGCGATCGAAGAACTCGAACTGGCGCCGCCCGGACGCGACGAAGTACTGGTGCGCATCCGCGCCGCCGGCCTGTGCCACTCCGACCTGTCGGTCATCAATGGCGACCGCCCGCGGCCGATGGCGCTCGGCCACGAAGCCGCAGGCGAAGTCGCGGCGCTGGGAGACGGCGTTACCGACCTGCAGCTCGGCGATCACGTGGCGCTGGTGTTCGTCCCCAGCTGCGGCCATTGCCCGCCCTGCTGCGAAGGGCGCCCCGCCCTGTGCGAGCCCGGCGCCCAGGCCAACGGCAACGGCACCCTGCTGTCCGGCGCACGCCTGCTTGAAAGCGCGCGTGGCGAAGCGGTCAATCATCATCTGGGCTGCTCGGCGTTCGCCGAATACGCCGTCGTTTCACGTCATTCACTCGTCAAAATCGACCCTGCTCTTCCATTTGACGAAGCCGCGCTGTTCGGCTGCGCGGTCCTGACCGGCGTCGGCGCGGTAGTCAACACAGCCCAGGTACGAGCCGGCCAGTCGGTCGCGGTAGTCGGCCTGGGAGGCGTCGGCCCGGCTGCGGTGATAGGCGCGCTGGCCGCCGGCGCACGCGAAGTGATCGCCATCGACCTCGCCGCAAGCAAGCGCGAACTCGCCACCCGGTTAGGCGCAACCATGAGCTTTGACGGCGGCGACCCGAACTGCGTGGCAGCGGTCAGGGATGCCACCAACGGCGGCGCCGATCATGTATTTGAATTCGCCGGTTCCGTCCGAGCCTTCGAGACCGCCTACTGCATCACCCGCCGTGGCGGCACCACCACCACCGCCGGACTGCCGCTGGTCAACCTGGTGGCGGAGGAGCGCACAGTCAAGGGCAGCTATATCGGCAGCTGCGTACCGGTACGGGATCTGCCGCGATACATCAGCCTGTATCGCGGCGGACGGCTGCCGGTCAACCTGCTGCTGTCGCACCGTTTGCGGCTGGAAGATATCAATGAGGGTTTTGACCGCTTGCATACTGGTGAAGCGGTGCGGCAGGTGGTTGTTTTTGATTGAAGACTGTTATCGACGGCGGATTCAACTGGTTGATTTCGACCCGGAGCGGGAGTTGGGCGCAGGAAGAGCGGCCGTTCAAACTAGACTCCAAGTGCAGCAAAGGAGCCGCATCGACAGGAAAACCAAGGTGCCGCGCCGCCTGCAAGGTTATGAAGCACCGCGAAAAATCCAACCGTTCGAAGTTCCAGTCGCCTCAGGACGCGCTTGTGGGCTATTTCGGAGGCGCAGTTATTTTGTGCAAGCGTTTCTTGTAATCGAAGTAACATTCAGGGTAGAAGAAATTGTCGAGACTGGCGTAGAGGTCAAAACTCGACAAAGGCAGCAGTCTTGTCGAGGGAAATCGAATCTCCCCAGTCACTGCGTTTTTTGGGCGAACACCCCGTTCGAATTGGTCTTGTGCTACCTCCTGTTGCATCAGGCTTGCAGTGGAATCGCCCGCATCGGACATCGTCAGCCAGCATTCACCCCGTGAAGCGATAAGATTCGTGCTGGCCCCTGACCACATCTCTTGGCTCTTATAACCTGGCGCGTCTAGCTCCTCCTCGGAAACGCCGTAATCGCTCAGCGACATATCCTGCGATTCGATACCAATCATCTTGAATTCGTCGCCGACGCGCTTGAACTGGTATTGGATGAATCGGATGCCGTGATGAGCGTAGTCCTGACGAATGTAGATCGAATTGTTCTTAATTTTGACTTTCGACACGACCCCATCCCCAACATCGATCTCAGTAAGTAATTTGTGCAGCCCATCTCGGCTTTCGAATATTACGATAGCTGGGAGGCGGTCTTCCTTAGGGTTTCCTCGATTTGCCACGACGGCCGTATAGGCTTCTCCGTCGATCTTGCCTTGCGAATACTGCACGATGACTTCAGAGTTATTGAGATTTTGGTAGAGCCAGGCCGGGTCGCTGGCCGCTTGGACAGTAACGACAAAGCTAATCAGAAATAAGGCGACTATTCTCTTCGTGTGGATCGTCATGGCTTAATATTCATGAAATTTGGGAGCATCGATTCGATACGACGCACTACACACGCGATCGCATGAGGTTTGCTAGCTCAGCTCCTCCGCGATCGGCGGGTAGTACGGACAAGATTAAGGTTAAAATGCTACCTACACAGCTGTAGAACGTAAAAGGCCGCTTTGAGCACGAATCTCGGCCGGCCGCTCTTGGCCGTTTTGAGCCAGTCGCGATAGACTCAAATTCGACCCAAGCCTGTCATAGCGATTTCAAGAAAGCTTACGGTCAACATCCCGGTTTAGGTGTGTATTGGCGAAGCACGCGCACTACCTACAACAGATTATTGGACGACCTTTCCCGCGTCAATTAGCTCAAATTCACTGGAAGAGCACATTACACTGACACACACTTCTACTAAGAAAAAACGCTTCTCAAATAAAAACTATGAATTGAATTCAAAAACCATCTCAATGTAACTAAGCCTGAATAATCGTTCCATCCCCATACTCCCCCACAACGGGGTCTAAATTTTCTGGCGAGTGAAGAATCGTGGGGCCTCGGGAGCAAGCCTGCCGCGTCAGGTACTCCGTCAATCCTTCCGCTTGAACTGCGGGAGGAATTTCCGCATGCATTTCCGTCAGTAATTCTACGGTTGCTCTCACAATCCACTCTACCGTGCGATATTTTGGAGATACTATCTGAATGTTCTGCGAGTCAGTCTGGTCAAAGAAACCGTGTTGCAATTTGTGCCTGACATAAGAAAGTGCAGTGATGCCAGGAATGGTGCGCTTTTCCAAATAAGCTTGATTCGCGCCTTCATCATAACGGACGACGTGGTCCGGAAACTCGTATCCCTCATCTTCCAGAAGTGCCTCCTTGACGATATTCGGCAACAGAGGTCTCGCGTCTTCGTGACTGACTTCAAACAAGAGAATTTTCTTGAGCTTCTTCATTTCTTTCTGTTGTTCCGTGTCTGTTTTTCGGATGGCGATACTCGGAAAGTACTCGCGAATGAATTTATTTGATTCATTCATGAGATCATCCCTGCTCAACTTTGGTTGTATTTGCAAAAACCTGTCGTCCATGTCCATCATCTTCCAAGCATGGTTAAGATCGTGAATGAGGAATTCGAGTGGGGACTGCCAGAATTCATCAACATACACAGGTTCCGTTGATACCCCTATAAAATATATTGGAGTACCTCGGATTTTCATGAGATCGGTGGCAGAAATGTTATCAAAAGTCGGAATGATGATTACTTTGGGAATTCGACGCATCAGCTCCTCGTATCGGTACCAGTACTTCTTTTGAAAATGAGTGCTCAAATCCTTCTCAATTCGGCACGCCACATCAAAGAAGCCTGCAGCTTCAAACAAGATACGCAGCGTCGGAGCATAGGGACACATCGGGCCGTTCTGGATCGTAACGTGGTGAAGTTTATGTAGCAACTGGTCGCGCATCGACGCAAATGCCGCATTGCCGCGGCACTTCTCTTCTATCGCGGATAGCATCATCTGGCTACGAACGTACTCAACCACTGGCAACAACTCCAGAACTGCCGTATCCAAGTTGTCGTTATTCGATTCAAACCGTGTCCGTAATCCACGGTACACATCCAATGGGCTGTTTACCGTTTCGCGTATCCATTCGTGATGAGAAGCCCCCAGCGTTTTAGTAAAGTTTTTCGCAATGAGCGCAGCGGCAATCTGTTTGTGGTGACCGAAGGCAAAGGAGCCTTCTTTCGCGTTCGGCGTAGTAATCACGCTCTCCGGAAGCCACCGGCCCTCAACCCCTTCCGTTTCGGAAATTTCTACGAGAAATCCAACCGTGTCAACTATATGACGCGGATCTGAGGGGAGAGCGATGTCTTTAAGGTGATCGCGATATCCATGAGAAATGGTTCTATCCATATAGATTCGCGCTTCTTTTCCTGCTTCGTTCCGGACGAAATAGTATTTACGTCCGTCTAATTCCGCAATTCCATATTCTGGTGTTACTGATCCGAACACTTTGCTGCCCGTTACCCTTAGCGCTGCAAATATGTTGCCGGGAATTCCGATCTCGTTTTGCTCATCTTCATCCCGAAGTAAGCCGCCAGGCAGCGACATACCCTCAGGAAAAAAAGTCCGGTCCAATGTCAGGAATTCCCGCCCATGTTCTCCGTCTCGCATCACAAGTACGTCGACAGTCTTGCGAACCATGACTCCCTGATCAATTCGCTGCTTTGCTTGAATTTTGAGTTTCTGATCGGACAATAACGCGTTCACTACTGCGGATTGATGATCCACGTTTAGATATTTTCCGATGCAATTTTCGATACCATTCTTGCGGACGGGGTCACGTAGGCGATGGAACCAATAAATCATGTACAAGAGTGATTCGGCATAGAGGCTCGCCGGATAACTTTGCGTATCGAGAGCTATCGCGTATTTATCGAGTATTTCCAAAACGATGCCCGCGACGGTATCGCCTTGTGTGGCTGAGAACAAAGCTGAAAGATCATCGATAACTTCTGGGAATTCACTGGTATCTGACAATCCGAGGAGAGGCGCAGGCGCGTTAAATTCCATAATGTTTTCCTTGCCGGTTTCTCTCATGTTAAACACTTAAATTGCGTTCAAAATTGACGATGTCAGCGCCTGGCTTCAGTGCATAGAGCTGCGCCAATCGCCCTCCTGAAGATATTTTTTCATTGGAAATTTCAAACATTTCTGATGCCTCAATTCGTCGCATTAAACTTTTTCTTTGAATTGGCTTTTCGATGATTGCTTCAATCACCTTGATCAATTGGCCGATGCTAAATTTTTCAGGCAAACAAAATACTGGGATCATTGAGTACAGTGTTTTCTGTTGTAGTCGCTGCTGCGCCATATCAATGATGTGTCGATGATCGAAAGCGATCAACAGCTTGGACAATTCACTCACATTCAACCAACAGGTACTCTCAACGGACGCGATTTTAGACTCAACGTTTTGATGTGCTACCAACGCATAATAGGCAAGCGTAACGCTATATCCACGCGGGTCACGCTTAGGTCCAGAGATCACCTGCAGTTGTTCTAAATAGCTCGGTACCAGCCCCGTTTTGTCCAACAACTTTCGACGTGCAGTCATATCGGTGTTTTCATCCACATTGATATCAATAAATCCACCGGGCAGCCCCCAATAACCGACAAACGGCGATTCAGCACGTTTGGCCATGAGCACTTTCAAAACGCCATCGTGAACAGTGAAAAGCACACTGTCCACAGTGAACAAAGGTTTGTCTATTTGCAATATGGCATTCATTTTTCTCATCTTTTTATGTCTTTGGGACACTTTCCTTATAGCATAAATGGCAGCTTGCTAAAAGTTGCTAAATTCCACTTTACTTTGTGTCTCAAAGACATTAATATCTATTCATGTTTTATTCATCCCCCGATAAAACTAAAGAAAGCATAGTCAAACGAGCAAGAGTTGACTGCGCTCTGATTACTTCAAAACAGGGTTAGCAAATGGGCAGCCACGCTACAACCAACAATCGTTATTTTTTACCAAATCCTCAACAAGCTGAAGATTCGTTTAAACATTTTCAATTTAAGAGCGGTGAAAATCACCTCCAAATTTTGGCGCCCAGTAGTTCCCATGTCGAAATTATGTTTCGCTACAGCGGAGATCAATCGCTAATTCAGCTCCTACTGCTGACCGATGCACTTCGCCGCCAGGGCGCAAATGTGATCGATTTATGTATCCCCTATTTTCCAGGTGCAAGGCAAGACCGCGTTTGCAATTCAGGCGAACCACTGTCGGTTAAGGTCTACGCCGATTTGATCAATCAACAGCATTATCAAAAGGTTTGTGTTTTTGATCCCCACAGTGACGTGGTTATTGCCCTTTTGAATAACGTCCATGTAGTCAAAAACCATCAATTTATCAAAGACGTCGTGAATGACATTCGATCAGATTTTATTTTGGTGTCGCCAGATGCCGGTTCGAATAAAAAAATCTTTGAATTATCTAGTCAACTGGGTGGGGTGCCGGTAGTACGGGCAGATAAAATACGCGATGTAAGGAATGGGGCAATTATTGACACCGAGGTTTTTTGTGAAAATTTAAGCGGAAAAACAGCGGTGATTGTCGATGATATTTGTGCAGGCGGCCGAACTTTTATCGAATTGGCGAAAAAACTCAAAGCCAAAAACTGCGAAAAAATTATCTTAGCTGTATCGCATTATGAAGGCACTGCCAATGAAGAAAGATTAGCGGAAAGTGGCATTGATGCGGTGTACACCACCGATAGTTTGCAAAACTTGGTCGCATCGAAATTATTAAATGTAAAAAATATTTGGCGCTTTATGCCAACACAAGGAGAAAAACAATGAACTTGAATCCTGCTACCGCAATTGATGGTTACAAAGTCGATCATCGTCGTCAATACCCGGACAATACTGAAGTGGTGTTTAGTAATTTAACCGCTAGAGCAACACGTCGCGACTACACCGATGATCTAGTTTTTTTTGGTTTGC
This Collimonas sp. PA-H2 DNA region includes the following protein-coding sequences:
- a CDS encoding response regulator transcription factor, encoding MRVLLAEDDPMIGEAIQAALKDASYAVDWVRNGKTALDTLSCQHYDLLLLDLGLPGKDGFEVMDAIRRQDNPLPLLIITARDGLEHRLRGLDGGADDYILKPFDMAELLARARAVLRRKGGSATPLLSNGVLSLDPSTRLASSQDQPPQQLSNREFALLQALMLRPGAILSRSELEERIYGWGEEVESNAVEFLIHALRKKLGSAAIKNVRGVGWMVSKGS
- a CDS encoding NUDIX domain-containing protein encodes the protein MNAILQIDKPLFTVDSVLFTVHDGVLKVLMAKRAESPFVGYWGLPGGFIDINVDENTDMTARRKLLDKTGLVPSYLEQLQVISGPKRDPRGYSVTLAYYALVAHQNVESKIASVESTCWLNVSELSKLLIAFDHRHIIDMAQQRLQQKTLYSMIPVFCLPEKFSIGQLIKVIEAIIEKPIQRKSLMRRIEASEMFEISNEKISSGGRLAQLYALKPGADIVNFERNLSV
- the prs gene encoding ribose-phosphate diphosphokinase; the encoded protein is MGSHATTNNRYFLPNPQQAEDSFKHFQFKSGENHLQILAPSSSHVEIMFRYSGDQSLIQLLLLTDALRRQGANVIDLCIPYFPGARQDRVCNSGEPLSVKVYADLINQQHYQKVCVFDPHSDVVIALLNNVHVVKNHQFIKDVVNDIRSDFILVSPDAGSNKKIFELSSQLGGVPVVRADKIRDVRNGAIIDTEVFCENLSGKTAVIVDDICAGGRTFIELAKKLKAKNCEKIILAVSHYEGTANEERLAESGIDAVYTTDSLQNLVASKLLNVKNIWRFMPTQGEKQ
- a CDS encoding zinc-dependent alcohol dehydrogenase family protein; translated protein: MKIRAAVLRQTGLPHPYRQSKPLAIEELELAPPGRDEVLVRIRAAGLCHSDLSVINGDRPRPMALGHEAAGEVAALGDGVTDLQLGDHVALVFVPSCGHCPPCCEGRPALCEPGAQANGNGTLLSGARLLESARGEAVNHHLGCSAFAEYAVVSRHSLVKIDPALPFDEAALFGCAVLTGVGAVVNTAQVRAGQSVAVVGLGGVGPAAVIGALAAGAREVIAIDLAASKRELATRLGATMSFDGGDPNCVAAVRDATNGGADHVFEFAGSVRAFETAYCITRRGGTTTTAGLPLVNLVAEERTVKGSYIGSCVPVRDLPRYISLYRGGRLPVNLLLSHRLRLEDINEGFDRLHTGEAVRQVVVFD
- a CDS encoding ATP-binding protein yields the protein MDGFQRKLKNSIQFRLSLWLSLAILAVALLAGVFAFISGFDEAHEFQDDMLRQVAALFDQEHIPVPPRQDAAKVAIGDEEARVIVQYLGDDDSGASSSRAKGLKLPTTLPDGMQTLHSGHHRYRVLVKTLASQQRIAVAQETAVRDEIARDSGLRTLMPFLILIPLLLVLVAHLVRKMFQPIARLSAEIDSRNEQELHALAAEPLPVEVRPFVIAINRLLERVAQAMEAQRRFVADAAHELRSPLTALSLQAERLADAEMPDTARQRLATLRQGIERGRRLLDQLLALARAQSAPLAPSDTVAVMQVYRRVLEDLMPLADAKQIDIGVEGEADLRVPVAEVDLITIVRNLVDNAIRYTPPGGRINLSMHSSAGGVSLQVDDTGPGIAPEEQARVFDPFYRVLGNDSTGSGLGLSIVQTIASRIGARVTLAHADRKTQTGLCVTVFIPLVPAKIGV